From a single Armatimonadota bacterium genomic region:
- a CDS encoding MerR family transcriptional regulator, which translates to MAQRDEDEPLYMIGVAAKLCEMHPQTLRMYERIGLIKPKRVGRKNRMYSDRDIERLRQIQRLTQDLGVNLAGVEVIFRLLEQMENMRKTMEEEMNRMREEMERRIMELEQQR; encoded by the coding sequence ATGGCGCAGAGAGATGAAGATGAACCCTTATACATGATAGGCGTAGCGGCTAAACTGTGTGAGATGCATCCGCAGACGCTCAGAATGTATGAGCGCATCGGGCTCATCAAGCCCAAGCGCGTTGGAAGAAAAAACCGCATGTATTCAGATCGCGACATTGAGCGACTGCGCCAAATTCAGCGTCTCACCCAGGATTTAGGTGTTAATCTTGCCGGCGTTGAAGTCATATTTCGCCTGCTCGAGCAGATGGAAAATATGCGGAAAACCATGGAAGAAGAGATGAACCGCATGAGGGAGGAGATGGAACGCCGAATAATGGAGCTCGAGCAGCAGCGTTAG
- the eno gene encoding phosphopyruvate hydratase: MPTTIEYVLAREILDSRGNPTVEVEVHLADGSIGRAAVPSGASTGAHEAVELRDGDKSRYLGKGVKKAVDNVNERIAAEIIDLDATDQVAIDELMIELDGTPNKSNLGANAILGVSLAVAKAAAESLGLPLYRYIGGTSARELPVPMMNILNGGKHADNSVDLQEFMVMPLGAPNFAEALRMGAEVFHNLKTVLKSKGMSTAVGDEGGFAPNLQNNEQAIEVIIEAIQKAGYQPGKDAYIALDPAASELYDEAKKKGEEGKYFFWKSNILKTREEMVDFWANLVEKYPIILIEDGMAEDDWDGWKMLTERLGKKIQLVGDDVFVTNTNRIKKGIEMGVANSVLIKLNQIGTLTETLAAIELAKRHNYTAVVSHRSGETEDATIAHVAVAMNTGQIKTGAPSRTDRVAKYNELLRIEEELADTAVFRGLDVFYNLRKS, from the coding sequence ATGCCGACGACGATAGAATATGTCCTAGCGCGGGAAATCCTCGATTCACGAGGGAATCCTACAGTTGAGGTTGAGGTTCACCTTGCCGATGGAAGCATAGGCAGGGCGGCGGTTCCCTCTGGGGCTTCTACAGGTGCCCATGAGGCGGTTGAGCTTAGGGATGGCGACAAGTCTCGCTACCTTGGGAAGGGAGTAAAGAAGGCGGTTGATAATGTAAATGAGCGAATTGCTGCTGAAATCATTGATCTAGACGCCACCGACCAAGTTGCAATTGACGAACTAATGATTGAACTTGACGGCACACCAAACAAAAGCAACCTTGGGGCGAACGCAATTCTAGGTGTTTCGCTTGCGGTTGCAAAGGCAGCTGCTGAATCGCTAGGTTTGCCACTTTACAGATACATTGGAGGGACTAGCGCACGCGAGCTGCCAGTTCCGATGATGAATATTCTCAATGGTGGCAAGCATGCAGACAACAGCGTTGATCTCCAGGAGTTCATGGTTATGCCTTTAGGCGCCCCAAACTTTGCAGAAGCTCTCAGAATGGGTGCTGAAGTTTTCCATAATTTAAAGACGGTTCTAAAGAGCAAAGGAATGAGTACCGCAGTCGGTGATGAGGGGGGATTTGCCCCTAACCTCCAGAACAACGAGCAAGCAATAGAAGTCATTATTGAAGCCATCCAGAAAGCAGGCTACCAGCCGGGCAAGGATGCGTATATTGCCCTTGACCCAGCGGCGTCTGAGCTTTATGACGAGGCTAAAAAGAAGGGTGAAGAAGGAAAATACTTTTTCTGGAAATCGAATATACTAAAGACTAGAGAAGAGATGGTAGATTTTTGGGCTAACTTAGTTGAAAAATACCCAATTATTCTAATCGAGGACGGCATGGCTGAGGATGACTGGGATGGCTGGAAGATGCTCACGGAGCGGCTTGGGAAAAAGATTCAGCTCGTTGGAGATGATGTCTTCGTAACAAACACCAACCGCATTAAAAAAGGCATCGAAATGGGCGTAGCGAACTCCGTTCTAATAAAGCTCAATCAGATTGGCACGCTGACTGAGACGCTGGCGGCGATTGAGTTAGCAAAACGCCACAACTACACTGCAGTGGTATCCCATCGTTCGGGCGAAACCGAAGATGCAACCATCGCTCATGTTGCAGTGGCTATGAATACCGGCCAAATCAAGACTGGTGCACCATCGCGCACCGACAGAGTTGCAAAATACAACGAGCTCCTGCGGATTGAAGAGGAGCTGGCCGACACAGCGGTTTTCCGCGGCCTTGACGTATTCTACAATCTTAGGAAATCGTGA
- the pyk gene encoding pyruvate kinase yields MRRTKIICTIGPATESPEMLRRLAKAGMNVARLNFSHGTREGHGRLIQEIRVIEEQIGTPIAILQDLPGTKLRTGRMPPGGISLVAGQRFIFTTRDVPGSAEEVNLPYPELVRQAVPGGRIFVDDGQLEFKIESATETDIITQVVIGGVLGAHKGVNMPGARISLPSVTEADIEDLKFGLEKGIDWVAASFIRSASDLAPIRKIIGDAGKPVRLIAKIEKAEAVEEIDSIINAADGIMIARGDLGVEMPLEQVPVVQKMIIRKCNEAGKPVITATQMLDSMIRNRRPTRAEVTDVANAIYDGTDATMLSGETAIGAFPIEAVEMMSKIAVQAEETIDYRAVQKKKILGAANTVTEAIAQATVEIAGDLNATAIVTPTSSGATARAVSKYRPTAPIIAAATSMATYRQLALLWGVYPMLVKPSRSTDEMISEAVDGVMRAGLVKPNDTIVLTAGVPAGVPGRTNLIKVHTVGQPITT; encoded by the coding sequence GTGAGACGAACCAAAATTATTTGCACAATAGGCCCTGCGACCGAATCGCCAGAGATGCTTCGGCGGCTTGCAAAAGCTGGCATGAACGTCGCGCGCCTTAATTTTTCGCATGGCACGCGGGAAGGACACGGCCGGCTGATACAAGAAATCCGAGTAATTGAGGAGCAAATAGGGACGCCGATTGCTATTCTTCAGGACCTGCCGGGCACAAAATTAAGAACAGGTCGAATGCCGCCTGGTGGAATTAGCCTCGTAGCCGGACAGCGTTTCATCTTTACCACACGCGATGTCCCGGGAAGCGCTGAGGAAGTGAATTTGCCGTATCCGGAGTTGGTTCGTCAGGCAGTTCCAGGTGGGCGAATTTTTGTAGATGATGGGCAACTTGAATTCAAAATCGAATCCGCCACCGAGACGGATATAATCACCCAAGTAGTCATTGGTGGCGTGCTGGGCGCTCATAAGGGCGTCAACATGCCAGGAGCGCGCATTAGCCTCCCATCAGTCACAGAAGCTGATATAGAGGATTTGAAGTTTGGATTGGAAAAGGGTATCGATTGGGTTGCGGCTTCGTTCATTAGGTCTGCAAGCGACCTTGCACCGATTAGGAAAATTATCGGAGATGCTGGAAAACCTGTTCGGTTGATTGCCAAGATTGAGAAAGCCGAGGCAGTCGAAGAGATAGATTCTATCATTAATGCGGCTGATGGGATAATGATTGCGCGAGGCGACCTCGGGGTTGAAATGCCTCTAGAGCAAGTCCCAGTGGTTCAAAAGATGATCATACGGAAGTGCAATGAGGCAGGAAAACCCGTCATAACTGCTACCCAGATGCTGGACTCAATGATTCGGAATAGGCGTCCGACCCGCGCTGAGGTTACCGATGTGGCAAATGCGATCTACGATGGAACGGATGCCACAATGCTTTCGGGGGAAACAGCAATTGGAGCGTTTCCCATTGAGGCCGTCGAGATGATGTCAAAAATCGCTGTTCAAGCTGAGGAGACTATAGACTATAGAGCCGTACAGAAGAAGAAAATATTAGGTGCGGCGAATACGGTAACCGAAGCAATCGCCCAAGCAACCGTTGAAATTGCTGGCGATCTCAATGCCACTGCAATTGTAACACCGACGTCATCGGGTGCAACTGCGAGGGCAGTTTCAAAGTACAGGCCAACTGCACCTATAATTGCAGCTGCCACTTCGATGGCGACTTATCGGCAGTTGGCGCTTTTGTGGGGCGTGTATCCAATGCTTGTCAAGCCTAGTCGGAGTACTGACGAGATGATATCTGAGGCTGTGGACGGAGTCATGCGCGCTGGGCTTGTTAAACCCAACGATACAATAGTTCTGACAGCAGGCGTTCCGGCAGGCGTCCCCGGTAGGACCAACTTAATCAAAGTCCACACCGTTGGCCAGCCAATCACAACTTAG
- a CDS encoding septum formation initiator family protein, which produces MPKASPSIFLMRTTRLRKRPKKAYRFLLILGYSFATILAVLCLWHIVSKITEPYILDSRESREKTQIEREIARIEAENRNLRSEIAYLKTKAGIEAEARKLGMVKEGEIALIVQSPSKEESERSAGENAHPNIWQRIAGEVACFFVTDSVELHPN; this is translated from the coding sequence ATGCCTAAAGCATCTCCCAGCATATTTTTGATGAGAACTACGAGGCTACGGAAGCGCCCTAAAAAAGCATATAGGTTTTTATTAATCCTAGGTTATTCTTTCGCAACCATACTTGCAGTACTCTGCCTATGGCATATCGTAAGCAAGATTACTGAGCCTTACATCCTTGACTCTCGCGAATCTCGAGAGAAAACGCAGATTGAGCGTGAGATAGCCCGAATTGAAGCTGAGAACCGCAATCTGAGGAGCGAGATTGCATACCTAAAGACGAAAGCTGGAATCGAGGCAGAAGCTAGAAAGCTGGGCATGGTCAAAGAAGGTGAGATTGCGCTTATAGTACAGAGTCCAAGCAAGGAAGAGTCGGAGCGAAGTGCAGGGGAGAACGCCCATCCCAACATATGGCAGAGAATAGCGGGCGAAGTTGCATGCTTTTTTGTAACCGACAGCGTAGAATTGCATCCGAACTAA
- the mfd gene encoding transcription-repair coupling factor — MNLDLVLKIFQEMQELRQACDVLQVGGRTVQVEGLTAAAKGAFVAAIHRLLNRPLLLITFNYEQAEALYDDMAAFGYEDGEVILVPPAEGMTYQEGDTDVDVIGRRLSAMVCLLDNKPVVVIAPIGSVLQKTLPPSVLSASRIRIENGEMLDLEACVRALVDLGYDRTAMVERQGEFSQRGGILDVFPSTESMPYRIELFGDEVESIRSFSVESQRSHAETAYIDIAPAREVLLEPGVAEAAVASLRKLLESSISDLDCEAQARLEDHIEDDIARIGNRACFDGIEYYLPIIYQNASCILDYLPQDGLVVVDEPHQIKSHWEQLYQELAETRAAHVKRGDILPLPVDHFVPFNDAMSLLAGRGCNLILSLLSRTVPWFNPDTRIVIPSAPMDAFGGQMNVLIEQLKTWLSNQCKVVLVSNQSHRVVELLTEHELSVVDFEEQSRGGSGICVVNGTLRSGFKVTNARLMVATDGEMFGLSRLRRPKKASRRGLPISSLLELAEGDYVVHINHGIGRYRGLTKLSGACGDRDYILVEYAGTDRLYVPVDQIDRIQKYIGVEGQTPTLNRLGGSEWARTTKRVKQAVKEMAKELLALYAARQTIEGHSFGPDTPWQQELESAFGYQETPDQMEAIQEVKQDLESPKPMDRLICGDVGYGKTEVAIRAVFKVVNDGKQAAVLAPTTVLAQQHFNTFRERFAAYPVNIEMLSRFRSRAEQKKVIEGLRTGVVDVVIGTHRLLSKDIEFRDLGLLVVDEEQRFGVAQKERLKQLRKTVDVLTLTATPIPRTLQMSLSGIRDMSLMDDPPEGRMPIKTYCREYDDNLIRDAILRELDRGGQVYFVHNRVENIEHVAEHVRRLVPHARVEIGHGQMPEDQLERVMLDFYEHRFDVLVCTTIIESGLDIPNANTIIINNSDRMGLAQLYQLRGRVGRSNRQAYAYLLYEPHRIMSETAEKRLQAIKEFSELGSGFRIALRDLEIRGAGNLLGPEQHGQMAAVGFDMYCRLLAEAVQEIKGEEPDKFDLPPADLPMDAYIPTDYIPSEGLRLEFYKRMTAVRCLEDVDEIAEEMKDRFGELPTPVKNSLDILRLRLKAVGIGIEGITSDKRQVIIKFAHGVRLAPDVGLFLKKEFPGVIFSIDRIIVDARTPELLPLLNKILAALPEALEESKQMYLSILK, encoded by the coding sequence GTGAATCTCGACCTTGTTTTGAAAATTTTCCAGGAAATGCAAGAGTTGCGCCAGGCATGCGACGTGTTGCAAGTTGGCGGCAGGACAGTCCAAGTTGAGGGACTGACCGCGGCTGCAAAAGGGGCCTTTGTTGCTGCAATCCATCGCCTTCTCAACAGGCCCTTGCTTTTGATTACTTTCAATTATGAGCAGGCTGAAGCGCTTTATGATGATATGGCCGCCTTCGGTTATGAGGATGGCGAAGTAATCTTGGTGCCGCCGGCCGAGGGTATGACTTACCAAGAGGGCGATACTGATGTAGATGTCATTGGGCGGCGGCTTTCTGCAATGGTATGCTTGCTCGACAATAAACCAGTTGTTGTGATTGCTCCCATAGGCTCCGTTCTTCAGAAAACTCTCCCTCCCAGTGTGCTGTCCGCCTCCAGAATAAGAATCGAGAATGGCGAAATGCTCGACCTTGAAGCTTGTGTGCGCGCTTTGGTTGACCTTGGATATGATCGCACGGCCATGGTTGAGCGCCAGGGAGAGTTCAGCCAGCGAGGCGGCATTCTTGATGTATTTCCATCTACTGAAAGCATGCCATATAGAATCGAATTATTTGGCGATGAGGTGGAAAGCATCCGCTCGTTCAGTGTAGAGTCGCAGCGTTCCCATGCAGAAACAGCTTACATTGACATTGCACCTGCCCGTGAAGTTTTGCTTGAGCCTGGGGTTGCAGAAGCGGCAGTTGCTAGTCTTCGCAAGCTCCTTGAATCTTCCATTTCGGACCTTGATTGTGAGGCTCAGGCAAGGTTGGAAGATCATATTGAAGACGATATCGCAAGGATAGGCAACCGTGCGTGCTTCGATGGGATTGAATACTACCTGCCTATCATCTATCAGAATGCATCATGCATACTCGACTATCTGCCGCAAGATGGACTAGTTGTAGTTGACGAACCGCACCAGATAAAGTCGCATTGGGAACAGCTTTACCAAGAGCTAGCCGAGACTCGTGCGGCCCATGTAAAGCGCGGCGACATCCTACCACTTCCAGTGGACCATTTCGTTCCGTTTAACGATGCGATGTCGTTGTTGGCGGGTAGAGGTTGCAATCTCATTCTTTCACTTCTCTCGAGAACGGTTCCTTGGTTTAATCCAGATACACGAATTGTGATTCCGTCCGCCCCGATGGATGCATTCGGGGGGCAAATGAACGTGCTCATAGAGCAGTTGAAGACTTGGCTTTCGAATCAATGCAAGGTTGTATTGGTATCGAACCAGTCGCACAGGGTAGTCGAATTGCTCACGGAGCATGAGCTTTCTGTGGTGGATTTCGAGGAGCAAAGTCGCGGCGGTAGCGGCATTTGCGTTGTAAACGGAACTCTGCGGTCTGGGTTCAAAGTTACAAATGCCAGGCTGATGGTTGCTACCGATGGAGAGATGTTTGGTCTTAGCAGGCTTCGACGGCCGAAGAAAGCATCCAGGCGCGGATTGCCAATATCCTCGCTTCTCGAGCTTGCAGAAGGTGATTATGTAGTGCATATCAATCATGGCATTGGCCGATACCGTGGATTAACAAAACTCTCGGGTGCGTGCGGCGACCGCGATTACATCTTGGTAGAGTATGCCGGCACAGACAGGCTATACGTCCCGGTAGACCAAATTGACCGCATCCAAAAGTATATCGGCGTTGAGGGACAGACGCCGACCTTGAACCGGCTCGGTGGTAGCGAATGGGCTAGGACTACTAAGCGAGTAAAGCAGGCTGTTAAAGAGATGGCCAAAGAACTTCTAGCTCTCTATGCAGCAAGGCAGACTATCGAGGGGCACAGTTTTGGACCGGACACGCCGTGGCAGCAGGAGCTAGAATCTGCGTTTGGATATCAGGAGACGCCGGACCAAATGGAAGCTATTCAGGAGGTTAAGCAGGATCTTGAGTCGCCCAAGCCAATGGACCGCCTAATATGCGGCGATGTTGGTTACGGCAAGACTGAGGTAGCCATTCGTGCGGTGTTTAAAGTAGTCAACGATGGAAAGCAGGCGGCAGTTCTAGCGCCGACTACTGTTCTTGCCCAGCAGCATTTCAATACATTCCGCGAGCGCTTTGCAGCCTATCCAGTCAATATTGAGATGTTAAGTCGTTTCCGAAGCCGAGCTGAGCAAAAGAAAGTCATCGAGGGCCTGCGAACCGGCGTTGTGGACGTTGTGATTGGCACCCATCGGTTGCTATCGAAAGACATAGAATTCCGAGACCTTGGGTTGTTAGTGGTGGATGAAGAGCAGAGGTTTGGCGTGGCGCAAAAAGAGCGACTTAAACAACTTAGGAAAACGGTTGATGTTCTTACATTGACTGCTACGCCGATTCCCAGGACCCTTCAGATGTCGCTATCGGGCATAAGGGACATGAGCTTAATGGACGACCCTCCAGAGGGCCGGATGCCAATTAAAACCTATTGCCGCGAATACGACGACAACCTTATCCGCGATGCGATTCTGAGAGAGCTCGACCGAGGCGGGCAGGTGTACTTTGTTCATAATCGAGTAGAGAATATCGAGCATGTTGCTGAACATGTTCGCCGCCTGGTTCCCCATGCACGTGTTGAGATAGGCCATGGTCAAATGCCTGAGGATCAGCTTGAGAGGGTCATGCTTGATTTCTATGAGCATAGATTTGATGTACTTGTTTGCACTACCATTATCGAAAGTGGTTTAGATATTCCAAATGCAAACACAATAATTATTAATAATTCGGATAGAATGGGGCTTGCACAACTTTATCAGCTTCGTGGCAGAGTTGGGCGTTCGAATCGCCAAGCATACGCCTACTTGCTGTATGAGCCGCATAGGATAATGTCTGAGACTGCCGAAAAGCGTTTGCAGGCTATCAAAGAGTTTTCGGAATTAGGGTCTGGCTTTAGGATTGCGCTTCGAGACCTTGAGATACGGGGAGCGGGCAACCTTCTGGGGCCAGAACAGCATGGTCAAATGGCTGCTGTTGGCTTCGACATGTATTGTCGTCTTCTAGCCGAGGCAGTACAGGAAATTAAAGGAGAAGAGCCTGATAAGTTCGATCTTCCGCCGGCGGACTTGCCGATGGATGCCTATATCCCGACGGACTACATACCTAGCGAAGGCCTAAGATTGGAATTCTACAAGCGCATGACTGCTGTTCGATGCTTGGAGGATGTAGATGAAATTGCCGAAGAAATGAAGGACCGTTTTGGAGAGCTTCCAACCCCAGTGAAGAACTCGCTCGATATCCTGAGGCTTAGGTTGAAAGCGGTGGGCATCGGCATTGAGGGAATTACCTCAGACAAACGCCAAGTAATTATCAAGTTTGCACATGGAGTAAGGCTTGCGCCAGATGTCGGCTTGTTTTTAAAAAAGGAATTCCCTGGAGTGATTTTTTCGATTGACAGGATTATTGTGGATGCAAGAACTCCAGAGCTCCTACCGCTCTTGAATAAAATTCTTGCTGCCCTGCCTGAGGCGCTTGAGGAATCTAAGCAGATGTATCTCTCCATACTAAAATAG
- a CDS encoding NAD(P)/FAD-dependent oxidoreductase, protein MIRVVVIGGGAGGMLAAGRAAECGAKVILLERNSILGKKLRITGKGRGNVTNIAELDDFVSAFGPNGKFLYGAFSRFSNDDLISLLERLGVPTKVERGGRVFPQSDRASDVADALERWLRELRVDIRLGTRVHGLVVEKKDQGGGDNEETPSKKSRSYSPALFSSFISGVRVFSGVIPADAVVLATGGITYPRTGSTGDGYRIAAEVGHTIVPPKPSLAALETAEPWVSQLQGLSLRNVTATLFSEKKKLAIEFGEMLFTHFGVSGPIILTLSKVYAGLSHKSGVSVSINLKPALSREQLESRLISDFSQKKQFKNYLPALLPRTLIPVFINLSGIPADLPVNRITKTQRKKIIDLLMDFRLQITGARPAEEAIVTSGGVSLKEIDPRTMGSLLVYGLHFAGEVIDIDATTGGYNLQAAFTTGWIAGESAANVLCATKKTQESNS, encoded by the coding sequence ATGATTAGAGTAGTTGTAATCGGTGGGGGCGCTGGCGGCATGCTTGCTGCTGGGCGGGCTGCTGAATGTGGCGCGAAGGTAATTTTGCTGGAGCGAAATAGCATTCTTGGCAAGAAACTCAGAATTACTGGTAAGGGCCGGGGCAATGTAACAAATATCGCCGAACTTGATGATTTTGTGAGTGCTTTTGGTCCGAATGGCAAGTTTCTTTATGGTGCGTTTTCTAGGTTTTCCAATGATGATCTTATTTCCCTCTTAGAACGCCTTGGGGTCCCAACCAAGGTGGAAAGAGGAGGCCGCGTGTTTCCTCAATCCGACCGTGCCTCGGATGTTGCCGACGCATTGGAGCGCTGGCTTCGCGAGCTTAGGGTGGACATTCGCCTTGGAACAAGGGTTCATGGATTGGTTGTTGAGAAAAAGGACCAAGGTGGAGGGGATAATGAGGAGACACCAAGCAAGAAGAGTCGTTCCTATTCTCCTGCGCTCTTCTCATCCTTTATCTCAGGCGTTAGGGTTTTCTCTGGAGTAATTCCAGCCGATGCGGTTGTTTTGGCAACAGGAGGCATTACCTATCCTAGAACTGGTTCGACTGGCGATGGATACCGGATTGCTGCTGAGGTTGGACATACCATTGTTCCTCCAAAGCCATCGCTTGCTGCTCTAGAGACAGCGGAACCGTGGGTTTCCCAACTCCAGGGTCTGAGCCTTAGAAATGTAACGGCTACTTTATTTTCCGAAAAAAAGAAGCTTGCTATTGAGTTCGGCGAGATGCTTTTCACGCATTTCGGAGTTTCGGGGCCAATAATTCTCACGCTAAGCAAGGTCTATGCTGGGCTGTCGCACAAGTCTGGGGTATCAGTTTCCATCAACCTAAAACCCGCTCTGAGCCGCGAGCAATTGGAAAGCAGGCTCATCAGCGATTTTTCCCAAAAGAAGCAATTCAAAAATTATCTTCCCGCCCTGCTGCCAAGGACGCTCATTCCGGTTTTTATTAACCTGAGCGGTATTCCTGCTGATCTTCCTGTGAATCGCATAACGAAAACTCAGCGAAAGAAGATTATTGATTTGCTTATGGACTTCAGACTTCAGATAACAGGCGCCAGGCCGGCCGAGGAAGCGATTGTAACCTCCGGCGGTGTTTCTCTAAAGGAGATAGACCCTCGCACAATGGGGTCCTTGTTGGTATACGGTTTGCATTTTGCAGGTGAAGTAATTGATATTGATGCCACAACCGGCGGGTATAATCTTCAAGCGGCGTTCACCACTGGTTGGATTGCGGGCGAAAGCGCGGCAAATGTTTTGTGCGCTACAAAGAAAACTCAAGAGTCAAACTCTTGA
- the hslU gene encoding ATP-dependent protease ATPase subunit HslU — MEDLTPRQIVEELDKYIIGQERAKRAVAIALRNRYRRRLLSEEIRDEVIPKNILMIGPTGVGKTEIARRLAQIANAPFIKVEATKFTEVGYVGRDVDSMVRDLVQLAVRMVENEKIAEVQDIAKNLAIERILDIMEPISKPEKEHRPREFDAAYQIVGQLFGVQKPQPEHIETPESEQLEREDRQRKERIRAKLRKQLIEGVLDDQKIEIEVEESGGPPFLQVFTPQGMEEMGMDIQNMLGPIIRRRRTKTVTIREAKDIIALEEAQKLVDHDQVVREAIERTEQSGIIFVDELDKIAGREKGTDGGPQVSREGVQRDILPIIEGSTVITKYGPVRTNHILFIAAGAFHVTKPSDLIPELQGRLPIRVELDSLQEKDFERILTEPKNALVKQYTALLATEGVSITFTQDAITEIARIAAEVNAQSENIGARRLHTVMERLLEDISFNAPELTSSPITIDAAYVREKLENIVKNEDLSKYIL; from the coding sequence ATGGAGGATCTTACCCCTAGACAAATAGTCGAGGAATTGGACAAATATATCATTGGGCAGGAAAGGGCAAAGCGCGCAGTGGCAATTGCCCTACGTAATCGCTACAGGCGCCGACTGCTAAGCGAGGAAATACGAGACGAGGTCATCCCAAAAAACATTTTAATGATCGGCCCAACAGGCGTCGGCAAAACCGAAATTGCCCGCCGTCTGGCCCAAATAGCCAACGCACCGTTTATCAAGGTCGAAGCTACAAAGTTCACAGAAGTTGGTTATGTCGGACGCGACGTCGACTCAATGGTTAGAGACTTAGTTCAACTTGCCGTGCGAATGGTCGAGAACGAGAAGATTGCTGAGGTACAAGACATAGCAAAAAATCTAGCAATCGAGCGTATTCTCGACATAATGGAACCGATTTCCAAACCTGAAAAAGAACATCGTCCAAGAGAATTCGACGCGGCATATCAAATTGTTGGCCAATTGTTCGGCGTGCAAAAACCACAGCCTGAGCATATAGAGACCCCCGAATCTGAGCAGCTCGAACGGGAGGACCGCCAGCGCAAAGAGCGAATTCGAGCAAAACTAAGAAAGCAGCTGATTGAGGGGGTCCTCGATGACCAAAAAATTGAGATAGAGGTCGAAGAGAGCGGCGGCCCGCCTTTCCTCCAAGTCTTTACGCCACAAGGCATGGAGGAAATGGGCATGGATATCCAGAACATGCTTGGCCCAATAATTCGCCGCCGAAGGACAAAAACTGTCACAATACGTGAGGCAAAAGATATTATTGCCCTCGAGGAAGCCCAAAAGCTCGTAGACCACGATCAAGTAGTCCGTGAAGCAATTGAACGCACTGAACAATCGGGCATAATTTTTGTGGATGAGCTTGACAAAATTGCAGGCAGAGAAAAGGGCACCGACGGCGGGCCACAAGTCTCCCGCGAAGGCGTCCAGCGTGACATTCTTCCCATAATTGAAGGCTCAACGGTAATCACAAAATATGGCCCCGTACGGACGAACCATATCCTGTTTATCGCCGCCGGTGCTTTCCATGTAACAAAACCTTCGGACCTTATTCCTGAGCTTCAGGGACGCCTACCTATCAGAGTAGAGCTGGACTCCTTACAGGAAAAAGATTTCGAACGAATACTCACCGAACCTAAGAATGCGCTCGTAAAGCAATACACCGCTCTATTGGCAACTGAAGGAGTCAGCATAACATTTACGCAGGATGCCATCACGGAAATCGCTAGAATCGCAGCGGAGGTCAATGCCCAATCGGAAAACATTGGCGCACGGCGCCTTCACACAGTCATGGAGCGACTACTTGAGGACATATCATTCAACGCACCCGAACTAACATCGAGCCCTATCACAATTGACGCTGCCTATGTACGCGAGAAACTTGAAAATATTGTGAAAAATGAAGACCTAAGCAAATATATCCTATAA
- the hslV gene encoding ATP-dependent protease subunit HslV, with amino-acid sequence MHATTIVAINHNGKTAIAGDGQVTIENTIMKQGAKKVRRMYDGKVLAGIAGSVADAYTLSDKFEAKLEESHGNLLRAVREFAKEWRTDRILRRLEALMIVADKEHVLVLSGNGEVIEPDDGIAAIGSGGGFALAAARALARHSNLPAEKIVKEALLIASTICVYTNDKITVEVLE; translated from the coding sequence ATGCACGCTACTACAATTGTCGCAATAAACCACAACGGCAAGACAGCTATTGCAGGCGACGGCCAGGTAACAATCGAGAACACAATAATGAAGCAAGGAGCAAAAAAAGTTCGTCGAATGTACGACGGCAAGGTCCTCGCCGGAATTGCCGGTTCGGTCGCTGACGCATACACGCTCTCCGATAAATTCGAGGCAAAGTTAGAAGAGTCACATGGAAACCTCCTTCGCGCCGTCCGAGAGTTTGCAAAAGAATGGCGGACTGATAGAATACTTAGGCGACTCGAGGCATTGATGATTGTTGCAGATAAGGAACACGTATTGGTTCTTTCAGGGAATGGCGAGGTAATCGAGCCAGACGATGGAATCGCAGCAATAGGTTCTGGCGGCGGCTTCGCCCTGGCAGCGGCACGTGCGTTAGCCCGCCATTCAAATTTGCCTGCGGAAAAGATTGTCAAAGAAGCTCTGCTTATTGCATCTACAATTTGCGTATATACAAATGATAAAATAACAGTGGAGGTACTCGAGTAA